The Spongiibacter tropicus DSM 19543 sequence AGTGAAGAGATCACCCGTCAGTACCTGAACGATATCGAACAGCGCGACGGTCACTACAACAGCTTTATTAGCGTGACTGCCGAGCAAGCCCTGAACCAGGCCCGCGCCGCGGATGCCGCCCGTGCCAACGGCGAAACAGGCAGCCTGAATGGTCTGCCGATTGCCCACAAAGATATCTTCTGCACCGAAGGCGTCCGCACCAGTTGCGCCTCCAAAATGCTGGACAACTTCATTGCCCCCTACAGCGCCACGGTGGTGGAAAAAATGGCCGCCGCCGGGGCCGTCATGCTGGGGAAAACCAATCTGGACGAGTTCGCGATGGGCTCCTCCAATGAAACCAGCTTTTATGGCGCTGTGCGCAACCCCTGGAACCGGGACAAAGTGCCCGGCGGCTCTTCGGGCGGCAGCGCCGCGGCCGTAGCCGCGGGGTTGGCACCTGCCGCCACCGGCACCGATACCGGCGGCTCGATCCGCCAGCCGGCGGCGCTCTGCGGCTTAACCGGTCTGAAGCCCACTTACGGACGGGTATCGCGTTACGGCATGATCGCCTTTGCCTCCAGCCTCGATCAGGCCGGACCGATGGCCAGAACCGCCGAAGATTGCGCCCTGCTACTGCAAAGCATGGCGGGCTTTGACGCCAAAGACAGTACCTGCATGGATGTGCCGGTGCCGGATTACCACGCCGCGCTGGATCAGGATCTTCGCGGCCTGAAAATCGGCGTTCCCAAGGAATACTTCAGCGCCGGACTGGACAGTGCCATTGGCGATGCCGTTCACGCCGCACTGGACGAGTATCGCAAACTCGGCGCCGAAATCGTCGACATCACCCTGCCCCACACCGAACTGGCAGTGCCCTGCTACTACGTTATTGCCCCGGCAGAAGCCTCCACCAATCTGTCGCGCTTCGACGGTGTGCGCTACGGCTACCGCTGCGAAAACCCGCAGGATCTCGATGACCTGTACACCCGCACTCGCGACGAGGGCTTTGGCGAAGAAGTTAAACGCCGGATTCTGGTCGGCACCTATGCGCTGTCGGCGGGCTTCTACGACGCTTATTACCGGAAGGCGCAACAGATTCGCCGCCTGATCAAGAACGACTTCACCGAAGCGTTCAAGCAGGTCGACCTGATCGCCGGCCCCACCGCGCCGAACCCGGCGTTTGGCCTGGGTGAGAAAGTCAGCGATCCCGTCACCATGTACCTGGAAGATATCTACACCATCGCCGTCAACCTTGCAGGCCTGCCCGCACTGTCAATGCCGGTTGGCCTTACCAACGGCCTGCCCGCCGGCATGCAGCTGATCGGCCGCGACTTCGACGAGGGCCGCCTGCTGGCCGCCGCCCACCAATATCAGCAAGTCAGCGACTGGCACCTGCGCCGCGCTCCCGACTGCGAATAAGGAGAACGCCAATGCAATGGGAAGTGGTCATTGGCCTGGAAGTACACGTCCAGCTCACCACCCAATCCAAGATTTTCTCCGGCGCCAGCACCGCCTTTGGCGCGGCGCCCAACACCCAGGCCTGCGCGGTCGATCTGGCGCTGCCCGGCACTCTGCCAGTGCTCAATGAGCAGGCCGTGAAAGATGCCATCCTGTTCGGTCTGGCCATCGATGCCGAGATCTGCCGCGATTCAGTATTCGAGCGTAAAAATTATTTTTACCCCGACCTGCCCAAAGGCTATCAGACC is a genomic window containing:
- the gatA gene encoding Asp-tRNA(Asn)/Glu-tRNA(Gln) amidotransferase subunit GatA, yielding MPSHTVADLLRGLAAGDFSSEEITRQYLNDIEQRDGHYNSFISVTAEQALNQARAADAARANGETGSLNGLPIAHKDIFCTEGVRTSCASKMLDNFIAPYSATVVEKMAAAGAVMLGKTNLDEFAMGSSNETSFYGAVRNPWNRDKVPGGSSGGSAAAVAAGLAPAATGTDTGGSIRQPAALCGLTGLKPTYGRVSRYGMIAFASSLDQAGPMARTAEDCALLLQSMAGFDAKDSTCMDVPVPDYHAALDQDLRGLKIGVPKEYFSAGLDSAIGDAVHAALDEYRKLGAEIVDITLPHTELAVPCYYVIAPAEASTNLSRFDGVRYGYRCENPQDLDDLYTRTRDEGFGEEVKRRILVGTYALSAGFYDAYYRKAQQIRRLIKNDFTEAFKQVDLIAGPTAPNPAFGLGEKVSDPVTMYLEDIYTIAVNLAGLPALSMPVGLTNGLPAGMQLIGRDFDEGRLLAAAHQYQQVSDWHLRRAPDCE